A region of Lycium barbarum isolate Lr01 chromosome 3, ASM1917538v2, whole genome shotgun sequence DNA encodes the following proteins:
- the LOC132632907 gene encoding formin-like protein 20 isoform X4: MALFRRFFYRKPPDRLLEISERVYVFDCCFSTDVLDEDEYKTYMGGIVAQLQDHYADASFMVFNFREGDKRSQISDILSQYDMTVMDYPRQYEGCPLLPLEMIHHFLRSSESWLSLEGQQNVLLMHCERGGWPVLAFMLAGLLLYRKQYTGEHKTLEMVYKQAPRELLHLLSPLNPQPSQLRYLQYISRKNFGSEWLPSDTPFALDCIILRFPPLYDGGRGCRPVLRVYGQDPASTTSNRSSKLLFSTSKTKKHARFYQQEECSLVKIDIHCRVQGDVVLECVHLEDDLVREEMMFRVMFHTTFIRSNVLMLMRDEVDVLWDAKDQFPRGFKAEVLFSDPNAVPSVVTEEVPSEDENGTEGASPEEFFEVEEIFSNAVDGQDGKGESGAHIVKESLQDDDSIEIIWKEEVEHHAFQDCASDEVNNKQEKKMDSNRSASETNILGDRDNSIPSNVVVTNGPSNMESEQVLSGDCLASENGELKLDKAGTLKQKKLEREGLQQKMSADINKQKSDKTVSSLKKQSFSNAKPAVDAVGPKNKSKQQDSQGTVRQAKPNAVSRWIPPNKGSYTSSMHVSYPPSRYNSAPPVLALTKDSQSGVKSKSPSPQASSEAIVSAEAGHVPGKDSSCPASGMSMVEASVATMSAPESVETHQTLQGHPSPPSSLPSPSPSTSSHETPDTVVAGTNSPSASATPRSSNVQSFSPPPPPPPPPPPPPPSTSSRMTPVGAFSPPPPPPPPPLLPTSSSIINVGRVLPEVVSSSLSPPPPPPPPPPPIYASTVPRLASVGVSTPSPSPPPPPPTMHTGYSPPPPPPPPPPMRTGYSPPPPPPSPPPPPLLGSSAPPPPPLPPTLHSSQVAPPPPPLPPLRNAPPPPPPPPSKYAPPPPPPPPSLYNVPSAPPPPPPPFSRAPPPPPPPPGGPPPPPPPMWGPPPPPPPPGGGRPPPPPGAPPPMRGPPPPPPPPGGGPPPPPPPPGGRAPGPPPPPPPGGRAPGPPPPPPPGGRAPGPPPPPPPGGRAPGPPPPPGAPRPPGGGPPPPPPFGAKGPGAVGRGIPAGRGQGFSRTAGGVAPRRSNLKPLHWSKVSRALQGSLWDELQRNGESQLSPEFDFSELETLFSATVPKSDNAGKSGGRRKSVGSKPEKVHLIDLRRANNTEIMLTKVKMPLPDMVAAALAMDESILDADQVENLIKFCPTKDEMELLKNYTGDKELLGKCEQFFLELMKVPRVESKMRVFLFKIQFNSQVKDFKKNLNTVNSACEEQVRHSLKLKEILKKILYLGNTLNQGTARGSAVGFKLDSLLKLTDTRATNNKMTLMHYLCKVLNMVDYLR; this comes from the exons ATGGCGCTGTTCAGACGCTTCTTCTATAGGAAGCCGCCGGATCGGCTTCTCGAGATTTCTGAGCGGGTCTACG TGTTTGATTGTTGCTTCTCCACCGACGTGTTGGATGAAGATGAGTACAAGACATATATGGGAGGGATTGTAGCTCAGCTGCAGGACCACTATGCAGATGCTTCTTTCATGGTTTTTAACTTTAGGGAAGGTGATAAGAGGAGTCAAATATCTGATATATTGTCCCAATATGATATGACTGTGATGGATTATCCTCGGCAATATGAAGGGTGTCCACTTTTGCCTCTGGAGATGATTCACCACTTCTTGCGCTCGAGTGAGAGCTGGCTTTCACTTGAGGGCCAGCAAAACGTCCTGTTAATGCACTGCGAGAGGGGAGGCTGGCCTGTACTTGCTTTCATGCTTGCTGGCCTTCTtttgtacagaaaacagtacactGGTGAGCATAAGACTCTTGAAATGGTATACAAGCAAGCTCCTAGGGAGCTGCTCCATCTTTTGTCGCCTCTGAATCCACAGCCATCTCAGCTTAGATATCTCCAGTACATCTCCAGAAAGAATTTTGGCTCAGAATGGCTGCCATCAGATACTCCTTTTGCCTTAGATTGCATTATACTAAGATTCCCTCCTCTATATGATGGTGGGAGAGGCTGTCGACCTGTACTTCGCGTCTATGGACAGGACCCTGCTTCAACAACCTCTAATAGGAGCTCTAAGCTCCTTTTTTCAACTTCAAAGACAAAAAAACATGCTCGCTTCTACCAACAG GAAGAGTGTTCACTGGTGAAAATAGACATCCATTGTCGCGTCCAAGGAGATGTTGTTCTTGAGTGTGTCCATTTGGAAGATGACCTAGTAAGGGAAGAAATGATGTTCAGGGTCATGTTCCACACCACATTTATTCGCTCAAATGTTTTGATGTTAATGCGTGATGAAGTTGATGTCCTGTGGGATGCAAAAGACCAATTTCCTAGAGGGTTCAAAGCAGAG GTACTCTTTTCGGATCCTAATGCTGTTCCATCTGTTGTCACTGAAGAAGTGCCAAGTGAGGATGAGAATGGGACCGAAGGTGCTTCACCTGAGGAGTTTTTTGAAGTCGAAGAGATATTCAGCAATGCCGTTGATGGGCAGGATGGAAAGGGGGAGTCTGGAGCCCACATTGTTAAGGAAAGTTTGCAGGATGATGATAGTATTGAAATAATCTGGAAAGAGGAGGTGGAACATCATGCATTTCAAGATTGTGCGTCAGACGAAGTAAATAACAAGCAAGAAAAAAAGATGGATTCTAATCGTTCTGCATCAGAAACGAATATTTTAGGAGATAGAGACAACTCTATACCCTCCAACGTTGTAGTTACCAATGGTCCTAGCAACATGGAATCAGAACAGGTATTGTCTGGGGATTGTTTGGCATCAGAAAATGGGGAGCTAAAGCTAGATAAAGCAGGCACTCTGAAACAGAAGAAGTTGGAGAGGGAAGGTTTGCAACAGAAGATGAGTGCTGATATCAATAAACAAAAAAGTGACAAGACAGTCTCATCTCTTAAGAAACAATCATTCTCCAATGCAAAACCTGCCGTCGATGCCGTAGGTCCGAAAAATAAATCAAAACAGCAGGATAGCCAAGGTACTGTACGACAGGCAAAGCCTAATGCAGTGTCCCGGTGGATCCCTCCCAACAAAGGTTCTTATACTAGTTCAATGCATGTGTCATATCCACCATCAAGGTATAACAGTGCTCCTCCTGTGCTTGCTCTCACCAAGGATTCTCAATCTGGGGTTAAATCAAAGTCACCGTCTCCTCAAGCTTCTTCAGAAGCTATAGTTTCTGCTGAAGCAGGTCATGTTCCAGGGAAAGACTCTTCATGTCCTGCATCGGGTATGTCAATGGTTGAGGCATCTGTTGCTACAATGTCTGCCCCAGAATCAGTTGAAACCCACCAGACCCTACAGGGTCATCCATCTCCTCCAAGTTCGTTGCCTTCTCCATCACCGAGCACTTCATCTCATGAAACGCCTGACACTGTTGTAGCAGGAACTAATTCACCATCAGCTTCTGCAACTCCACGTTCAAGTAATGTCCAGTCATTTTCACCTCCTCCACCTCCTCCTCCCCCACCCCCTCCGCCTCCACCATCAACTAGTTCAAGGATGACTCCAGTGGGTGCCTTTTCTCCTCCCCCACCGCCACCACCTCCTCCGCTTCTGCCCACATCATCCAGTATAATAAATGTTGGTAGGGTCTTGCCAGAAGTAGTATCCAGTTCATTGTCACCTCCACCGCCTCCACCTCCTCCTCCTCCACCTATATATGCATCCACTGTACCAAGATTAGCTAGCGTTGGGGTATCCACACCATCACCGTCACCCCCTCCCCCTCCTCCTACTATGCATACTGGCTAttcccctcctcctcctccccctcctcctcctcctatGCGTACTGGTTATTCCCCTCCTCCTCCTCCGCCTTCACCACCTCCTCCTCCTTTACTTGGTTCTTCAGCGCCACCTCCCCCTCCGCTGCCACCAACACTACATTCCTCGCAAGTTGCTCCACCTCCACCGCCCCTGCCACCTTTGCGAAATGCTCctcctccaccacccccacctccTTCAAAATATGCTCCCCCTCCCCCTCCTCCTCCGCCTTCTTTATACAATGTTCCATCTGCACCACCTCCACCTCCCCCTCCTTTTTCTAGAGCACCACCACCACCTCCTCCACCGCCTGGAGGTCCACCTCCACCACCTCCTCCAATGTGGGGGCCTCCACCTCCTCCACCTCCTCCGGGAGGTGGCCGTCCACCTCCACCTCCTGGAGCACCTCCTCCTATGCGGGGGCCTCCACCTCCACCACCTCCTCCTGGAGGTGGCCCTCCTCCACCACCTCCTCCTCCTGGAGGTCGCGCACCTGGTCCACCTCCCCCACCCCCTCCGGGAGGACGCGCACCTGGTCCGCCTCCCCCACCCCCTCCGGGAGGACGAGCACCTGGTCCTCCTCCCCCACCCCCTCCGGGAGGACGCGCACCTGGTCCACCTCCTCCACCTGGAGCTCCAAGACCTCCAGGTGGTGGGCCTCCCCCACCACCACCATTTGGCGCTAAAGGACCTGGTGCAGTTGGCAGAGGCATTCCCGCAGGGAGAGGGCAGGGATTTTCACGCACAGCTGGTGGTGTAGCCCCTCGAAGATCTAACTTAAAGCCGTTGCATTGGAGCAAGGTATCTAGGGCACTGCAAGGAAGCTTATGGGATGAGCTGCAAAGAAACGGAGAGTCTCAATT GTCACCAGAATTTGATTTTTCAGAACTTGAGACTCTTTTCTCTGCTACAGTCCCCAAGTCAGATAATGCGGGTAAATCTGGAGGGAGAAGGAAGTCTGTTGGGTCTAAACCAGAAAAGGTTCACCTG ATTGACTTAAGGAGGGCAAATAATACTGAAATTATGCTCACAAAGGTGAAAATGCCACTGCCTGACATGGTG GCAGCTGCCCTCGCAATGGATGAGTCAATTTTAGATGCTGATCAGGTGGAGAATCTTATCAAGTTTTGTCCTACAAAAGATGAGATGGAACTTCTGAAG AATTACACTGGCGACAAGGAGCTCCTGGGAAAGTGTGAACAG TTTTTTCTGGAGCTCATGAAGGTGCCTCGAGTCGAGTCAAAAATGAGAGTTTTTCTCTTCAAGATCCAGTTCAACTCTCAG GTCAAGGACTTCAAAAAAAACTTAAACACTGTGAACTCTGCTTGTGAAGAG CAGGTCCGACATTCTCTCAAATTGAAGGAAATATTAAAGAAAATATTGTATTTAGGGAATACATTAAACCAAGGAACTGCCAGAG GTTCTGCCGTTGGATTTAAGTTGGACAGTCTTTTGAAGCTGACTGATACACGTGCTACTAACAACAAGATGACACTCATGCATTATCTTTGTAAG GTTTTAAATATGGTTGACTATCTGAGATAG
- the LOC132632907 gene encoding formin-like protein 20 isoform X3 translates to MALFRRFFYRKPPDRLLEISERVYVFDCCFSTDVLDEDEYKTYMGGIVAQLQDHYADASFMVFNFREGDKRSQISDILSQYDMTVMDYPRQYEGCPLLPLEMIHHFLRSSESWLSLEGQQNVLLMHCERGGWPVLAFMLAGLLLYRKQYTGEHKTLEMVYKQAPRELLHLLSPLNPQPSQLRYLQYISRKNFGSEWLPSDTPFALDCIILRFPPLYDGGRGCRPVLRVYGQDPASTTSNRSSKLLFSTSKTKKHARFYQQEECSLVKIDIHCRVQGDVVLECVHLEDDLVREEMMFRVMFHTTFIRSNVLMLMRDEVDVLWDAKDQFPRGFKAEVLFSDPNAVPSVVTEEVPSEDENGTEGASPEEFFEVEEIFSNAVDGQDGKGESGAHIVKESLQDDDSIEIIWKEEVEHHAFQDCASDEVNNKQEKKMDSNRSASETNILGDRDNSIPSNVVVTNGPSNMESEQVLSGDCLASENGELKLDKAGTLKQKKLEREGLQQKMSADINKQKSDKTVSSLKKQSFSNAKPAVDAVGPKNKSKQQDSQGTVRQAKPNAVSRWIPPNKGSYTSSMHVSYPPSRYNSAPPVLALTKDSQSGVKSKSPSPQASSEAIVSAEAGHVPGKDSSCPASGMSMVEASVATMSAPESVETHQTLQGHPSPPSSLPSPSPSTSSHETPDTVVAGTNSPSASATPRSSNVQSFSPPPPPPPPPPPPPPSTSSRMTPVGAFSPPPPPPPPPLLPTSSSIINVGRVLPEVVSSSLSPPPPPPPPPPPIYASTVPRLASVGVSTPSPSPPPPPPTMHTGYSPPPPPPPPPPMRTGYSPPPPPPSPPPPPLLGSSAPPPPPLPPTLHSSQVAPPPPPLPPLRNAPPPPPPPPSKYAPPPPPPPPSLYNVPSAPPPPPPPFSRAPPPPPPPPGGPPPPPPPMWGPPPPPPPPGGGRPPPPPGAPPPMRGPPPPPPPPGGGPPPPPPPPGGRAPGPPPPPPPGGRAPGPPPPPPPGGRAPGPPPPPPPGGRAPGPPPPPGAPRPPGGGPPPPPPFGAKGPGAVGRGIPAGRGQGFSRTAGGVAPRRSNLKPLHWSKVSRALQGSLWDELQRNGESQLSPEFDFSELETLFSATVPKSDNAGKSGGRRKSVGSKPEKVHLIDLRRANNTEIMLTKVKMPLPDMVAAALAMDESILDADQVENLIKFCPTKDEMELLKNYTGDKELLGKCEQFFLELMKVPRVESKMRVFLFKIQFNSQVKDFKKNLNTVNSACEEQVRHSLKLKEILKKILYLGNTLNQGTARGSAVGFKLDSLLKLTDTRATNNKMTLMHYLCKVLAAKSPALLDFHVDLVSLEAASKIQLKSLAEEMQAIIKGLEKVKKELEASENDGRVSEIFRKTLKEFVGVAEAQVGSVKELYSVAKCRCTCTIFR, encoded by the exons ATGGCGCTGTTCAGACGCTTCTTCTATAGGAAGCCGCCGGATCGGCTTCTCGAGATTTCTGAGCGGGTCTACG TGTTTGATTGTTGCTTCTCCACCGACGTGTTGGATGAAGATGAGTACAAGACATATATGGGAGGGATTGTAGCTCAGCTGCAGGACCACTATGCAGATGCTTCTTTCATGGTTTTTAACTTTAGGGAAGGTGATAAGAGGAGTCAAATATCTGATATATTGTCCCAATATGATATGACTGTGATGGATTATCCTCGGCAATATGAAGGGTGTCCACTTTTGCCTCTGGAGATGATTCACCACTTCTTGCGCTCGAGTGAGAGCTGGCTTTCACTTGAGGGCCAGCAAAACGTCCTGTTAATGCACTGCGAGAGGGGAGGCTGGCCTGTACTTGCTTTCATGCTTGCTGGCCTTCTtttgtacagaaaacagtacactGGTGAGCATAAGACTCTTGAAATGGTATACAAGCAAGCTCCTAGGGAGCTGCTCCATCTTTTGTCGCCTCTGAATCCACAGCCATCTCAGCTTAGATATCTCCAGTACATCTCCAGAAAGAATTTTGGCTCAGAATGGCTGCCATCAGATACTCCTTTTGCCTTAGATTGCATTATACTAAGATTCCCTCCTCTATATGATGGTGGGAGAGGCTGTCGACCTGTACTTCGCGTCTATGGACAGGACCCTGCTTCAACAACCTCTAATAGGAGCTCTAAGCTCCTTTTTTCAACTTCAAAGACAAAAAAACATGCTCGCTTCTACCAACAG GAAGAGTGTTCACTGGTGAAAATAGACATCCATTGTCGCGTCCAAGGAGATGTTGTTCTTGAGTGTGTCCATTTGGAAGATGACCTAGTAAGGGAAGAAATGATGTTCAGGGTCATGTTCCACACCACATTTATTCGCTCAAATGTTTTGATGTTAATGCGTGATGAAGTTGATGTCCTGTGGGATGCAAAAGACCAATTTCCTAGAGGGTTCAAAGCAGAG GTACTCTTTTCGGATCCTAATGCTGTTCCATCTGTTGTCACTGAAGAAGTGCCAAGTGAGGATGAGAATGGGACCGAAGGTGCTTCACCTGAGGAGTTTTTTGAAGTCGAAGAGATATTCAGCAATGCCGTTGATGGGCAGGATGGAAAGGGGGAGTCTGGAGCCCACATTGTTAAGGAAAGTTTGCAGGATGATGATAGTATTGAAATAATCTGGAAAGAGGAGGTGGAACATCATGCATTTCAAGATTGTGCGTCAGACGAAGTAAATAACAAGCAAGAAAAAAAGATGGATTCTAATCGTTCTGCATCAGAAACGAATATTTTAGGAGATAGAGACAACTCTATACCCTCCAACGTTGTAGTTACCAATGGTCCTAGCAACATGGAATCAGAACAGGTATTGTCTGGGGATTGTTTGGCATCAGAAAATGGGGAGCTAAAGCTAGATAAAGCAGGCACTCTGAAACAGAAGAAGTTGGAGAGGGAAGGTTTGCAACAGAAGATGAGTGCTGATATCAATAAACAAAAAAGTGACAAGACAGTCTCATCTCTTAAGAAACAATCATTCTCCAATGCAAAACCTGCCGTCGATGCCGTAGGTCCGAAAAATAAATCAAAACAGCAGGATAGCCAAGGTACTGTACGACAGGCAAAGCCTAATGCAGTGTCCCGGTGGATCCCTCCCAACAAAGGTTCTTATACTAGTTCAATGCATGTGTCATATCCACCATCAAGGTATAACAGTGCTCCTCCTGTGCTTGCTCTCACCAAGGATTCTCAATCTGGGGTTAAATCAAAGTCACCGTCTCCTCAAGCTTCTTCAGAAGCTATAGTTTCTGCTGAAGCAGGTCATGTTCCAGGGAAAGACTCTTCATGTCCTGCATCGGGTATGTCAATGGTTGAGGCATCTGTTGCTACAATGTCTGCCCCAGAATCAGTTGAAACCCACCAGACCCTACAGGGTCATCCATCTCCTCCAAGTTCGTTGCCTTCTCCATCACCGAGCACTTCATCTCATGAAACGCCTGACACTGTTGTAGCAGGAACTAATTCACCATCAGCTTCTGCAACTCCACGTTCAAGTAATGTCCAGTCATTTTCACCTCCTCCACCTCCTCCTCCCCCACCCCCTCCGCCTCCACCATCAACTAGTTCAAGGATGACTCCAGTGGGTGCCTTTTCTCCTCCCCCACCGCCACCACCTCCTCCGCTTCTGCCCACATCATCCAGTATAATAAATGTTGGTAGGGTCTTGCCAGAAGTAGTATCCAGTTCATTGTCACCTCCACCGCCTCCACCTCCTCCTCCTCCACCTATATATGCATCCACTGTACCAAGATTAGCTAGCGTTGGGGTATCCACACCATCACCGTCACCCCCTCCCCCTCCTCCTACTATGCATACTGGCTAttcccctcctcctcctccccctcctcctcctcctatGCGTACTGGTTATTCCCCTCCTCCTCCTCCGCCTTCACCACCTCCTCCTCCTTTACTTGGTTCTTCAGCGCCACCTCCCCCTCCGCTGCCACCAACACTACATTCCTCGCAAGTTGCTCCACCTCCACCGCCCCTGCCACCTTTGCGAAATGCTCctcctccaccacccccacctccTTCAAAATATGCTCCCCCTCCCCCTCCTCCTCCGCCTTCTTTATACAATGTTCCATCTGCACCACCTCCACCTCCCCCTCCTTTTTCTAGAGCACCACCACCACCTCCTCCACCGCCTGGAGGTCCACCTCCACCACCTCCTCCAATGTGGGGGCCTCCACCTCCTCCACCTCCTCCGGGAGGTGGCCGTCCACCTCCACCTCCTGGAGCACCTCCTCCTATGCGGGGGCCTCCACCTCCACCACCTCCTCCTGGAGGTGGCCCTCCTCCACCACCTCCTCCTCCTGGAGGTCGCGCACCTGGTCCACCTCCCCCACCCCCTCCGGGAGGACGCGCACCTGGTCCGCCTCCCCCACCCCCTCCGGGAGGACGAGCACCTGGTCCTCCTCCCCCACCCCCTCCGGGAGGACGCGCACCTGGTCCACCTCCTCCACCTGGAGCTCCAAGACCTCCAGGTGGTGGGCCTCCCCCACCACCACCATTTGGCGCTAAAGGACCTGGTGCAGTTGGCAGAGGCATTCCCGCAGGGAGAGGGCAGGGATTTTCACGCACAGCTGGTGGTGTAGCCCCTCGAAGATCTAACTTAAAGCCGTTGCATTGGAGCAAGGTATCTAGGGCACTGCAAGGAAGCTTATGGGATGAGCTGCAAAGAAACGGAGAGTCTCAATT GTCACCAGAATTTGATTTTTCAGAACTTGAGACTCTTTTCTCTGCTACAGTCCCCAAGTCAGATAATGCGGGTAAATCTGGAGGGAGAAGGAAGTCTGTTGGGTCTAAACCAGAAAAGGTTCACCTG ATTGACTTAAGGAGGGCAAATAATACTGAAATTATGCTCACAAAGGTGAAAATGCCACTGCCTGACATGGTG GCAGCTGCCCTCGCAATGGATGAGTCAATTTTAGATGCTGATCAGGTGGAGAATCTTATCAAGTTTTGTCCTACAAAAGATGAGATGGAACTTCTGAAG AATTACACTGGCGACAAGGAGCTCCTGGGAAAGTGTGAACAG TTTTTTCTGGAGCTCATGAAGGTGCCTCGAGTCGAGTCAAAAATGAGAGTTTTTCTCTTCAAGATCCAGTTCAACTCTCAG GTCAAGGACTTCAAAAAAAACTTAAACACTGTGAACTCTGCTTGTGAAGAG CAGGTCCGACATTCTCTCAAATTGAAGGAAATATTAAAGAAAATATTGTATTTAGGGAATACATTAAACCAAGGAACTGCCAGAG GTTCTGCCGTTGGATTTAAGTTGGACAGTCTTTTGAAGCTGACTGATACACGTGCTACTAACAACAAGATGACACTCATGCATTATCTTTGTAAG GTTCTTGCTGCCAAGTCACCAGCACTTTTAGACTTCCATGTAGATCTTGTAAGCCTGGAAGCTGCGTCAAAG ATACAATTGAAGTCTCTGGCTGAAGAAATGCAAGCAATCATCAAGGGTTTGGAAAAAGTTAAAAAGGAACTGGAGGCATCCGAGAATGATGGCCGTGTGTCTGAAATTTTTCGTAAG ACCTTAAAGGAGTTCGTTGGTGTGGCTGAAGCACAGGTTGGCTCTGTCAAGGAGTTATATTCTGTTGCG AAATGCAGATGCACTTGCACTATATTTCGGTGA